A section of the Pochonia chlamydosporia 170 chromosome 2, whole genome shotgun sequence genome encodes:
- a CDS encoding MFS transporter, SP family, general alpha glucoside:H+ symporter (similar to Metarhizium robertsii ARSEF 23 XP_007821939.2), which translates to MDTVESKDIATAHVDDGEFAKGSTSMDENGRWWNWRVIMNLIIIGLAMGLFGYDNAFASPLVSLPLFVARYQGPGFQGAYVFTARNLNLLICIPLVGAACGAFAAIFAQKYLGRKGTYLLAYGLLSIPGSILQLFAPNLAAMVVGRFINYVGVSILTNVCPVYLSELTPANFRARAVGLTVAGSGVLSVIATVAVWATEKLTDQWQYKIPLLIQAVFPGALVILSLFLTESPIWLLSKGRQDDARKNLLLLRGGNAALVEKELSLAAAALHSHSEQVQVNVWEILKLEHLERTLTASAPLCLSQVGGQILVSTYSTVILLQSGVDDPFKITIIIFLLQFLGTLIGPFLLDMTGRRPVALVGFVLLLVIDVVCGALACAGLKTEGQRVGLAALCIIFSFINSVCFQSIAYVLPTEVPTSRLREPTMSWTTFWSYSTAIITTFAVPQITSPDAANLGAKAFLIFGGCMLITLVWAYFYLPETSNRTLAEIDELYAAKIPKRHWKEYKSTANEVDNDC; encoded by the exons GACATTGCGACTGCGCATGTCGACGATGGAGAATTTGCAAAGGGGTCTACGAGtatggatgagaatggccGTTGGTGGAATTGGCGAGTGATTATGAATC TGATTATCATCGGTCTGGCAATGGGATTATTTGGCTATGATAACGCATTTGCTTCACCTCTTGTCTCACTTCCGTTATTTGTAGCGAGATACCAAGGACCTGGCTTCCAAGGCGCATATGTATTTACC GCTAGAAACTTGAATCTTCTCATCTGTATTCCTCTAGTTGGAGCGGCTTGCGGCGCATTTGCGGCCATCTTTGCGCAGAAATATCTCGGGCGTAAGGGGACTTACTTGCTCGCTTATGGGCTTCTTAGCATTCCAGGCTCTATATTGCAACTGTTTGCCCCGAATCTAGCAGCAATGGTCGTTGGTCGCTTTATAAACT ACGTTGGAGTCAGCATTCTCACAAACGTTTGCCCCGTCTACCTATCCGAACTTACGCCTGCAAACTTTCGCGCACGAGCTGTCGGTCTCACAGTTGCAGGAAGCGGCGTCCTCTCCGTCATCGCCACAGTCGCCGTTTGGGCCACCGAGAAACTCACGGATCAATGGCAGTACAAGATCCCGCTGCTCATACAGGCCGTCTTCCCCGGAGCTCTGGTAATTCTGTCCCTTTTCCTAACGGAGTCCCCGATCTGGCTACTCTCCAAGGGAAGACAAGACGATGCGCGGAAGAAtttgctcctcctccggGGCGGCAACGCTGCCCTCGTGGAAAAAGAACTAAGTCTCGCGGCGGCTGCGCTGCACTCGCACTCTGAACAGGTCCAGGTTAATGTGTGGGAGATTCTTAAACTGGAGCATCTTGAGAGAACTCTCACGGCGTCTGCGCCACTGTGTCTAAGTCAAGTCGGTGGCCAGATTCTCGTCTCGACGTACTCGACGGTTATTTTGTTACAAAGCGGTGTTGATGACCCGTTCAAGATCACAATCATCATCTTTTTGCTGCAGTTTCTTGGAACACTTATTGGGCCTTTTCTTCTTGACATGACGGGACGACGACCAGTGGCTCTTGTGGGCTTTGTGCTTCTGCTTGTCATTGATGTGGTGTGCGGTGCTCTTGCTTGCGCTGGGCTGAAAACTGAGGGACAGAGAGTTGGGCTGGCTGCGCTGTGTATAATCTTCAGCTTTATCAACTCGGTTTGCTTTCAGTCAAT TGCATACGTTTTACCAACCGAGGTCCCGACATCACGGCTTCGTGAGCCGACCATGTCTTGGACTACGTTTTGGAGCTATTCTACTGCCATTATTACTACGTTTGCCGTTCCGCAAATTACTAGTCCAGATGC GGCCAACCTTGGAGCCAAGGCTTTCTTGATCTTTGGAGGCTGTATGTTGATTACGCTGGTTTGGGCATATTTTTACCT GCCGGAAACTTCGAACCGTACTCTTGCTGAAATCGACGAGTTGTATGCTGCAAAGATTCCGAAACGGCATTGGAAAG AATACAAGTCGACTGCCAATGAGGTTGACAATGACTGCTGA
- a CDS encoding kinase anchor protein (similar to Metarhizium acridum CQMa 102 XP_007815594.1): MSSPRGGSSPVDNDDSRDHANSPRPDSMTSSHASGHGSETCRWKTAEFYFQECSRYFDCPTHLVERVLSDSDHADQSEQGEAAGRGGEGSSARVQVNDSEDASRGPSTDDESNTRSDTDHSGARLQGDMESETAGSRHSSPIQSASHSPVPSTAHDRNEPMSLPIRTSSSAAPARSDQPESTGQGSTRVQVQVQNMPNLRVNWADLEARYRGAYTHAAHEGDHQSEQVGSRAMAPPQDTRHGHASYRRRESSGRRPSQDAARVHRPRGDDGVTPEFVLPRWQPDAEVTYCPICHTQFSFFVRKKCGRVVCATCSPHRIIIPHQYIVRQPGSDISMPSSLLVDGMGAGYFDVNGLSGGERVRLCNPCVPDPNTAPPESPTPSIGSPRSAHHRSRSSLGGSHGTTHPSNRYGAVFTGGDSRDPLQYHYARARSITMVTSWKQNPSVQSSPTLASSSHRMSAPHVHPSHLERFLATGSSNIATSSSRHRHSSYGFGEIASSSRQRALPPPPQIAEEDECPVCHRELPVRSLPNFEALREAHINKCVQDHSTYGSPRPPEGQEASAPPVVPRRTGMYVYPATEKDCVDDAECTICLEEFMVGIPMARLECLCRFHRSCISAWFVNHPGRCPVHQHDGFGF; the protein is encoded by the exons atgtcaagtcctcgAGGCGGGTCAAGCCCCGTAGATAACGACGATTCAAGGGATCATGCCAACTCCCCACGACCCGATTCTATGACCTCCTCGCACGCGAGCGGTCACGGTTCAGAGACCTGCCGTTGGAAAACAGCAGAGTTTTACTTCCAAGAATGTTCCCGATACTTCGACTGTCCAACTCACCTCGTCGAACGAGTCCTCTCCGATTCGGACCATGCAGACCAGAGTGAGCAAGGTGAGGCTGCTGGTCGTGGGGGAGAAGGATCAAGTGCCCGTGTGCAGGTGAACGACAGCGAAGATGCATCTCGCGGGCCCTCAACCGATGACGAGAGTAATACACGATCGGATACAGATCATTCTGGTGCGCGTCTTCAAGGTGATATGGAGTCGGAAACAGCTGGATCCCGTCACTCGTCACCAATACAATCAGCCTCACACAGTCCCGTACCCTCCACCGCCCATGATCGAAACGAGCCCATGTCTCTTCCCATTCGAACCTCCTCTTctgcagcaccagcacgcTCAGATCAACCAGAATCTACCGGTCAGGGCTCAACGAGagtgcaggtgcaggtgcaaaACATGCCAAATCTCAGGGTTAACTGGGCAGACCTTGAAGCTCGATACAGGGGTGCATACACGCATGCAGCCCACGAAGGCGATCACCAAAGCGAACAAGTTGGATCTCGCGCAATGGCACCTCCGCAAGATACACGGCATGGCCATGCCTCATATAGACGACGAGAGTCTTCAGGGAGACGGCCGTCGCAAGACGCTGCTCGAGTACATCGACCAAGAGGTGACGATGGCGTCACACCTGAGTTTGTGCTCCCTAGATGGCAGCCAGACGCAGAAGTCACATACTGTCCCATTTGTCATACCCAGTTTAGTTTCTTTGTTCGCAA GAAATGCGGCCGAGTTGTTTGCGCCACTTGCTCTCCTCATAGGATTATTATACCGCATCAGTACATCGTACGGCAGCCGGGCTCTGACATATCGATGCCATCGAGTCTCCTTGTCGACGGTATGGGCGCTGGGTACTTTGACGTAAATGGATTATCAGGAGGCGAGCGCGTACGTCTTTGCAATCCTTGTGTGCCGGACCCCAACACGGCACCACCCGAGAGCCCGACACCATCGATTGGATCTCCCCGATCGGCACATCATAGATCTCGTAGCAGTCTGGGCGGCTCTCATGGAACTACACATCCATCTAACAGGTATGGTGCTGTATTCACTGGCGGAGACAGTCGGGATCCGCTGCAATATCACTATGCCAGGGCAAGGAGCATCACAATGGTAA CTTCTTGGAAACAGAATCCATCTGTCCAAAGCTCACCTACTCTTGCCTCATCCAGTCATCGTATGAGTGCACCCCATGTTCATCCATCACACCTAGAGCGGTTCCTTGCCACAGGTTCATCCAACATAGCCACATCCTCCTCAAGACATAGACACAGCTCATATGGGTTCGGAGAAATCGCATCTTCATCTCGACAACGTGCCTTGCCGCCCCCTCCTCAAAtcgcagaagaagacgaatGTCCCGTTTGTCACCGAGAGCTCCCGGTGCGCTCATTACCCAACTTTGAAGCCCTTCGTGAAGCACACATCAACAAGTGTGTCCAAGATCACAGCACATATGGTAGCCCTCGTCCTCCCGAGGGACAAGAAGCATCAGCACCGCCCGTGGTGCCTCGCCGAACAGGCATGTACGTTTACCCGGCGACAGAGAAGGATTGCGTCGACGATGCAGAGTGTACGATATGCTTGGAGGAGTTTATGGTGGGGATACCCATGGCTCGACTGGAGTGTCTTTGTCGATTCCATAGATCTTGCATTTCGGCTTGGTTTGTTAATCATCCGGGCCGGTGCCCGGTTCATCAGCATGATGGATTCGGGTTCTAG
- a CDS encoding C2 domain-containing protein (similar to Neosartorya fischeri NRRL 181 XP_001262821.1), whose product MSALQERELKQEGAIEAAEENMISADDAEKEMVEQSRNAGIPAFKFDPDATPEQKRAQAQAAIPPELQRSRRPKGAAIITDVDDGTGPDEELPDVGTAGVLDVAKDADGNQDVTGMDPGSQEAPYSRTGWAPKFGWGDGAINSESLLDHSTWLEGRLPHSLYGDWYHNTALIIFACISSWLVAVFGGGLAWVMIIMAICATYYRTSLRRVRRNFRDDITRELAIKKLENDHESLEWINSFMVKFWPIYQPVLAQTIVNSVDQVLSSATPAFLDSLKLKTFTLGSKPPRMEHVKTYPKTEDDIVIMDWKFSFTPNDTADMTARQVKNKINPKVVLEIRIGKAMISKGLDVIVEDMSFSGLMRLKIKLQIPFPHVDRVEMCFLERPTIDYVCKPLGGDSFGFDINFIPGLESFILEQIHGNLAPMMYSPNVFPIEIAKMLAGTPVDQAVGVLALTLHGAQGLKNTDNFAGTVDPYASISFSRRQELARTKTIEDNANPRWNETHYLIVTSFNDTLDIQVFDKNDFRKSKELGVATFRLEDLEELNVHENERLEVIGDGKARGVVSCDLRFFPVLESQTLPDGKVEPPPESNQGILRFTVEQAKDLDGTKSLVGLLNPYAALFLNGKTVHRTKILKRTNNPIWDNGSKEILITDRRKAKLGVTIKDDRGLISDPDLGKYQIKLDEMLECMAQGKEWYQLSGTQSGRVKMMAQWRPVAISGVIGTGGYSTPIGVMRMHFQKATDLRNFESFGKSDPYVRVLLSGIDKARTVTFRNDLNPEWDEVLYVPIHSPRDRLTLEVMDAEKMGKDRSLGLVELFAGDFVHQEENGEYMVHDKKTLRNEGLRLHGKGIVKGTLTYTAAFYPCLNVADPEEEEEEAEEAQKSEMANGKVADDKSGDKSGETPRPSVDRNSNAGKFRASLDKPRPSSEKSKSNGSSDKTDSETAGRPSAESTGPPKIRLSPEELLKHESGLLIFRLLEAELPDNNSRLEIWVDDMAYPSYISSTAPTRTHKFDEIGDCVIRELDFSRLTLKARKKGDDKDQTLAQLTGNTMETLKQCLNNPTMLKLRTDEGKGGWVKVSLKYIPIKMELDASESINNMGKLRVDVLDAAELPSADRNGKSDPYCKFELNGEEVYKTKVIKKTLSPTWNEYFEIAVPSRTAAKFNVNVYDYDFADKPDFLGGAVINLDSLEPFKASESRYMLDGKSGTVRLRLLFRPDYVTRSIHGTSTFSGLGAPTRIVTGVAGAPIKGGAAVAGVVGHGVGRGASFLKRGILGGKKEKENGTVPEHPDIPIVTTTPSEGGPGGEPGLRKATGLSESPDASQNITTSQTSSPSHTRTKSVATSIHSTAAGGGPKGTATFTIVGASGYPLSTDLFILVSMLSPKEKIVGKTKHFKASNGKWNFEETFKVSCNADAQFKIEAKGDHFIGSSDELGEHIYFVDESGSNAAKELTVGDGTVTLKSSFQPAEMDAPDTPKSHLRRSFLSKREPRGSRETTPNP is encoded by the exons ATGTCCGCCTTGCAGGAGCGCGAGCTCAAGCAGGAGGGCGCTATTGAGGCCGCCGAAGAGAACATGATAAgtgctgatgatgccgaGAAGGAGATGGTCGAGCAGTCCAGGAACGCTGGCATTCCTGCATTTAAATTCGATCCAGATGCGACTCCGGAGCAGAAACGAGCTCAAGCTCAGGCT GCCATCCCCCCAGAACTTCAAAGAAGCAGACGTCCCAAAGGTGCTGCAATCATCACGGATGTCGACGATGGTACTGGACCTGACGAAGAATTGCCCGACGTTGGCACAGCTGGTGTTCTTGACGTCGCCAAAGATGCGGATGGTAACCAGGACGTGACGGGCATGGATCCCGGTTCCCAAGAAGCTCCGTATTCCCGCACCGGTTGGGCTCCAAAATTTGGATGGGGTGACGGCGCGATTAACTCGGAGAGTCTCCTGGATCATTCAACTTGGCTGGAGGGAAGACTACCACACAGCCTTTATGGAG ACTGGTACCACAACACCGCACTGATTATCTTCGCTTGTATTTCCTCGTGGCTTGTCGCtgtttttggtggtggtctggcTTGGGTTATGATTATTATGGCTATCTGCGCAACATACTACCGAACCTCGCTGCGACGAGTCCGCCGCAACTTCCGCGATGACATCACCCGAGAACTTGCCATAAAGAAACTGGAGAACGATCACGAGTCGCTGGAGTGGATCAACTCTTTCATGGTCAAGTTCTGGCCCATCTACCAGCCCGTCCTGGCACAAACCATTGTCAACTCCGTTGATCAAGTTCTCAGCTCTGCGACCCCAGCTTTCCTCGACAGCTTGAAGCTCAAGACCTTCACCCTCGGCTCTAAGCCTCCCCGCATGGAGCATGTCAAAACGTACCCCAAGACCGAGGACgacatcgtcatcatggATTGGAAATTCAGCTTTACTCCCAATGACACCGCCGATATGACGGCTCGTCAGGTTAAGAACAAGATCAATCCCAAGGTCGTGCTCGAAATAAGAATCGGCAAGGCCATGATCAGCAAGGGTCTAGACGTTATCGTTGAAGACATGTCCTTTTCTGGCCTCATGCGACTCAAGATCAAGCTCCAGATTCCATTCCCGCATGTGGACAGAGTCGAAATGTGTTTCCTCGAACGCCCGACGATTGATTACGTTTGCAAACCTCTTGGTGGTGACAGCTTCGGTTTCGatatcaacttcatcccTGGACTTGAGAGCTTCATCCTGGAACAGATTCATGGTAATTTGGCACCAATGATGTATTCACCCAACGTCTTCCCTATCGAGATTGCAAAGATGCTTGCGGGTACACCGGTTGATCAAGCTGTGGGTGTTCTCGCCCTCACCTTGCATGGCGCACAGGGCCTCAAGAATACCGACAATTTCGCCGGAACAGTGGATCCATATGCTTCCATCAGCTTCAGTCGTCGGCAGGAACTTGCTCGAACAAAGACTATTGAGGACAATGCGAACCCAAGATGGAATGAGACTCACTATCTCATTGTTACATCCTTTAATGACACACTCGATATCCAGGTATTTGACAAGAACGACTTCAGAAAGTCCAAAGAACTTGGTGTTGCCACATTCCGCCTGGAAGATCTTGAAGAACTCAATGTTCATGagaatgagcgacttgaagTCATTGGTGACGGGAAAGCTCGCGGTGTCGTCTCATGCGATCTGCGATTCTTCCCAGTCCTTGAAAGTCAGACTCTGCCTGATGGAAAGGTCGAGCCGCCCCCAGAGTCTAACCAAGGCATTCTCCGTTTCACTGTTGAGCAAGCTAAGGATTTGGACGGTACCAAGAGCTTGGTCGGTCTTCTTAACCCATACGCAGCCTTGTTCCTCAATGGAAAGACTGTTCATCGAACGAAGATACTCAAACGCACCAATAACCCCATTTGGGACAATGGCTCCAAGGAAATTCTCATCACGGACCGACGCAAGGCTAAGCTGGGCGTCACTATCAAGGATGATCGGGGTCTCATTAGTGATCCTGACCTTGGAAAGTACCAGATCAAACTCGATGAAATGCTGGAGTGTATGGCACAAGGCAAAGAATGGTATCAGCTGTCCGGAACACAATCTGGCCGTGTGAAAATGATGGCTCAGTGGCGCCCAGTTGCCATCTCAGGCGTCATTGGCACGGGTGGTTACTCAACCCCCATTGGTGTCATGCGAATGCACTTCCAAAAGGCTACCGATTTAAGAAACTTTGAGTCATTTGGCAAATCAGACCCATATGTTCGTGTTTTACTCTCGGGTATTGACAAGGCAAGAACTGTGACGTTCAGAAACGACCTAAACCCCGAGTGGGACGAGGTTCTCTACGTCCCTATCCATTCGCCTCGCGACCGGCTCACTCTGGAAGTGATGGATGCAGAGAAGATGGGCAAGGACCGCAGCCTTGGCTTAGTGGAACTCTTTGCTGGTGACTTTGTTCACCAAGAGGAGAATGGTGAATACATGGTTCACGACAAGAAGACACTTCGCAACGAAGGGCTGCGATTACACGGCAAGGGCATCGTCAAGGGTACACTTACATACACAGCGGCTTTCTATCCCTGTCTCAACGTTGCGGATcctgaagaagaggaggaggaggccgaggaagcACAGAAATCCGAGATGGCTAATGGCAAAGTTGCTGACGACAAGTCTGGGGACAAATCTGGAGAAACGCCGCGGCCGTCCGTTGATCGCAACTCCAACGCTGGCAAGTTTAGGGCCAGCTTGGACAAACCACGACCGAGTTCAGAGAAGAGTAAATCCAACGGAAGCAGCGACAAGACCGACTCTGAAACCGCGGGCCGGCCGTCGGCGGAGAGTACTGGTCCCCCAAAGATTCGTCTCAGCCCTGAAGAGCTTCTCAAGCATGAAAGCGgtctcctcatcttccgtCTCCTGGAAGCTGAATTGCCTGACAACAATAGCCGTCTCGAAATCTGGGTAGACGACATGGCCTATCCCTCTTACATTTCATCAACTGCGCCAACCAGGACACACAAGTTTGATGAAATTGGCGACTGCGTTATCCGTGAACTCGACTTCTCACGCCTCACCTTGAAGGCTCGCAAGAAGGGtgacgacaaggaccagacttTGGCACAGCTTACTGGAAACACTATGGAAACGCTCAAACAGTGCTTG AACAACCCAACAATGCTCAAACTCCGAACCgatgaaggcaaaggcggctGGGTCAAGGTCAGCCTCAAGTACATCCCAATCAAGATGGAGCTAGATGCCAGCGagagcatcaacaacatgggTAAACTTCGTGTGGACGTCCTGGATGCTGCAGAGCTGCCATCAGCCGATCGAAACGGAAAGAGCGATCCCTACTGCAAGTTTGAGCTCAATGGCGAAGAGGTGTACAAGACGAAAGTCATCAAGAAGACACTCAGCCCGACTTGGAATGAGTACTTTGAAATTGCGGTGCCCTCGCGAACAGCAGCcaagttcaatgtcaacGTGTATGACTATGATTTCGCCGACAAGCCAGACTTCTTGGGGGGGGCTGTAATCAACCTGGACTCTTTAGAGCCGTTCAAAGCCAGTGAATCTAGGTATATGCTCGATGGAAAGTCGGGAACCGTTCGCCTACGATTACTATTCCGGCCAGATTACGTCACAAGGAGTATCCATGGGACATCTACCTTCTCCGGTCTGGGAGCCCCCACCAGAATTGTTACTGGCGTTGCTGGAGCTCCCATCAAGGGAGGTGCCGCTGTCGCTGGTGTTGTCGGCCACGGCGTTGGGAGAGGCGCGTCCTTCTTGAAGCGAGGCATCCTTGGcggaaagaaggagaaagaaaacgGAACCGTGCCAGAGCATCCAGACATCCCGATTGTCACTACCACGCCAAGCGAAGGCGGCCCCGGGGGGGAGCCTGGCTTGAGAAAAGCCACTGGTCTTTCCGAGTCCCCAGATGCTTCTCAGAATATAACCACATCGCAGACAAGCTCCCCCAGCCACACCCGAACGAAGAGCGTTGCCACTTCGATCCATAGTACTGCGGCGGGTGGCGGCCCCAAGGGTACAGCTACCTTTACGATTGTGGGTGCTTCAGGCTATCCTTTGTCAACAGATCTTTTCATTTTGGTGTCTATGCTTTCACCAAAGGAGAAGATCGTTGGCAAAACCAAGCACTTCAAGGCGTCGAATGGAAAATGGAACTTTGAGGAGACGTTCAAGGTCTCCTGCAATGCCGATGCGCAATTCAAGATTGAAGCCAAGGGAGATCACTTCATCGGTAGCAGTGACGAACTTGGAGAGCACATCTACTTTGTGGACGAGAGCGGATCTAATGCCGCAAAGGAACTTACTGTGGGCGATGGTACAGTCACGCTCAAGAGCAGCTTCCAACCTGCGGAGATGGACGCACCCGATACACCAAAATCTCACCTGCGGCGCAGTTTCTTAAGCAAACGTGAGCCCCGAGGCAGCCGGGAAACAACACCTAACCCTTAG